The genomic segment TGCTTGAAATTTTCCATATATTTTGTGAACCCATTCAAGATCCCTTTGGGGACATAAAAACACTGAAGCTTCACCCCATTCATCAAATACCATCTGTGGATCTGAGAAGAAAAATATATCACTGTCACAGTATATTATTGAGTTTACGCTGTAATTCATAAGCACGTAGCGAATAACAGCTGCTTTCAATGTCCAGCAATATTCATTTGTTTTTCTCGTGTTTTTTACAGCGAGCAGTTGCTGGTCTTCCACTGTATTCAAATGAATAAGAGAAGCATTTTTGAGATTCATCTTTGAAAGGGATGAATAGATAATATCATCAATACAGCAAATCCATAGATGAAAATTTTCACTATTCCTCTCAAGTGAATAGTAAAAAGTTAAGGTCTTTATTAAATAATCCTTGCTAACTATTGTACAAAAGGAACATCTTTGTTTGTATTCTTCTATATCTGATTCTCTATAGTCTTCAATATCTTCTTCTTTATTTTCTTCTTCATATTCTTCTTTATATTTTCTACTATCTTTGTCTTTGCTTTTTTCATCCTTTTTATTATCTTTTTTTATATCATGATTTTCATTTTCATGTTTATTAAACCGAGATTTCCCCTTAGAAAAAAATGCATAAATTGCGTCCATATCCTCCTTATTTATTTTACTCACTTCCATGTCTCATTTGCATAAATTAGATCTTTATTAGTATCAATTGCCGTCCAATAACCTTTGAAACTATAAACCGCCAATTCTCCACTTTCTACAAGGTTTCTCAATGGACCCTGTTCAAAAATGCATTTATCGTCATCTTCTATATAATTAAAAACTTTTTTATTCATTACAAAAAAACCTCCGTTTATTATGCCATCCAATTTTGATTTTTCGTCAAAGGTTGTTGCAATACCATCCTTTTCAGTTAGAATTCCATATTGGCTCTTTCTTTCTACTCCAGTAACTGTTACCGCTTGTCCTTTTTCATTATGGAACTTTAGTAAACTATTTATATTAATATCAGATAATCCATCGCCATAGGTCAACATAAAAGTATCTTCATTAATGAATTTTTCAATTTTTTTAATTCTTCCACCAGTCATTGTATCAGTTCCTGTATCAACAAAAGTCACCTTCCAGTTAGCAGGCTTATTAAAAAAAGAAATATTATTACTGCCTAGTTCTTTGGTGAAATCAGAGTTTTTCCACTCATAATTCCAAAAATATTCTTTTATTTTATCACCACCAAAACCTAATGGAAGAATAAAGTCATTAAAGCCATAGCTTGAATAAATATTCATAATGTGCCATATAATTGGTTTCCCAGAAACTAAAGCTAATGTTTTCGGAATAGTTTCTGTAGATGACCCTAATCTGGTCCCTTTACCTCCACATAATATAACTACTTTCATATTTACCGCTCCTCATTTTTATCACTTCTTCAATATCTCCGAAGTATTGAATATTTCAAGCGAAAATCACTCCTTGATCTAAAAATCTAATAATAGTTGCATAATTAAACTACATCTTCATCATCTAAACGCTTATCTTTATATTACTAATAACTCGATATTTGAAATTATAATATATTTTGTACTATATTATTCATTAGGATTTAAGTTGTTACAATATATTTAGTACTACTTAATCCGTCTACTTTAAGGGGATATAGCCTACAATAGGGTGCAGTTCACAATATACAAATCAATTTTTAGTTGCGGAGTCTTTTTTTATAAAAATAAATGTTGTAACATAGTTGTAACATATGTTTCTTATAATGAAAATATAGGAAACGCATGGAGGGAATATTATGAAAAATAAAAAAATACTGATTGTTGGTGGCACTGGCTCTTTTGGTAACGCGTTAGCTCATAAGCTTCTAGAAATGGAAGTTAGACAAATTAGAATTTTTGCTAGAAATGAAGCGAAAATGATTGAAATAAAAAGGACATTATCAGATAAACGTGTAGAAATAGTATTAGGAGATGTTAGAGATAAAAAACGTTTATTAGAGGCGAGTAGTGATTGTGATATTATTTTCCATTTAGCAGCTCTAAAGCACGTACTAATTTGTGAAACAGCACCTAATGAAGCTATTCTTACTAATGTTATAGGTACTAACAATATAATTGATTGTGCTAATGCTAACAAGGTAGCAAAGGTAATTTATATTTCAACAGATAAGGCGGTAAACGCAAATTGCACTTATGGATGTACAAAATTGTTAGGAGAAAAATTAATGTTGGCTGCAAACCAAAATTCTATATTAACTAAATTTATTGTTTTCAGATGTGGCAACCTTTTAGCAAGTGAAGGTAGTGTAATCCCATTATTTAAAAAACAAATTAGTGAAAAACAGACAGTAACGCTTACAGATAAGGATATGAATCGCTTTTTTATTAATATTCCTAAGGCTTGTGAATTATTAATTGAGTCTGCAATTCGTGGTGCTGGAGGAGAAATTTTTATAGCACGAATGCCATCGTTATGGATTTATGATATTGCAAAGTATTTAGTATATAAATATGGATTAGATGAATCAATTATTGTAGTGACTGGACTAAGGCCAGGCGAAAAAAATAATGAATGTTTAGCAACGCAGGAAGAAACAAAACATATTTACTGTGTGAATGATGAACTGTACATTATTGAAGCTGAGGACAGGCATTCTTGGATCATAAACGACTTTATTAAGAAAGATAACAATTTCTTATATCATTCTCAAGATGCGGTCATAAGTTATGAGCAAACTGTTGAATTTTTAAAAGCAGCTAATATTTAAAGGAGGATTTAAATGAAAATTGTTTTAACTGGTGGAGGAACTGCTGGACATGCTATGGTTAATAAAATTCTAATACCATTACTGAAAAATGAAGGTTTAGAAGTTGTGTATATAGGTTCTGGACATGGTATAGAAAAAGAAATGATTGAAAATCAAGGATTAGCTACTTATCATGCTATTAGCACAGGTAAACTTCGTAGATACTTTTCCCTGAAGAATGTAACAGATATATTCAGGGTTTTAAAAGGAATCTATCAATCGTATAAGATTATTAGGAAAGAACAACCGACCGTTGTTATGTCAGGTGGAGGATTTGTTTCGGTACCTGTTATTATAGCAAGCTGGGTACAACATATTCCATCTGTCATTAGGGAAACCGATGTTACTATTGGACTTGCTAATAGGATTTGCATGAAATTTGCGAAAAAGGTATTTGTAACCTTTCCTAGTACTAAATTTCAAGTCACTAGTAAAAAAAGAGGTTATTGTGGCATGATAATACGTCCTGAATTACTAAATGTGCAAAACGAATGCATTGAGGATAAAGCCTTCAAAAACTGCAACCCCACTCTTCTGGTCTTAGGAGGCAGCCTTGGTTCGGCGGCAATTAACAATAAGATTTGGGAGTGTTTATCCGAACTTCTTGAAAAGTATAATATTATTCATATTTGTGGAAAAGGAAAACTTAATAACAATTTACCTGCAGATGCAAGATATCGTCAATATGAATATGTTGATGATATGTCTCTGATTTATGCTATATCTGATATAGTGATTATTAGATGTGGTTCAAATGCAATTGCTGAGGGTATTTCAATTGGTAAAAGAATGATTTGTGTTCCACTTTCTAGAAAAAGTAGCCGAGGTGAACAGGAGTTAAATGCACAATACGCTGTAAATCACGGCTGTGCAGTAATATTGAAAGAAGAGGATATTACTGCAAAATCAATAATTGAAACATCAGAAGAGTTATTGACTACACCCCTTAATAATGAATTAATTCTTTCAAAGGAATTACTAGCTAATAATTGCAATGAGCAAATTAATGCAATAAAGAAAGTTATGTGGGAGAAAATAGATAAAAAGGTTAAGCGTGCAAAATCTGTTGACTTAAGTAAAATTTCAGAAAAAGAATGGGGATTTTATATGAAATTCTCAGATATATATGGGAAATAGCAATGTCTGGAATTGTAGCTTTACTCGAATTGCTTGCTTTTACCGTATTAATTCTAAAAGCTATGGTAGCTACTAACTCACAACTAGCAAATTATATCGGAAATGAAATTCCAAATATTAATGTGGGGATCTTATGGATGCTCTTATATAAAAAATAAACTTAAAATGGAAAATCCATATCCATTTTAAGTCTTAATGCTGTTATTAAAATTTTGTTTTTCAGTGGGCACCATTACGATGCTCTTTTTTATATATATTTTTTACTTTCTTGGGTTTTCAAAACTTGGTGCTTCCGCCACCATCTCCATATGACTTAGCTCTTCCGAACCTATATCAAGAAATAAATCTTTAATGGTTTGATCTTTTACCCTAAAACTTTGAGATAACTCCAATTTTACGCTCAATTCTTGTTTTGGAACGGTTTTATTTACTAGCCTTAACTGTAGTTTCAGATTTACTAAAGGACATAGCTAGTTGTTGCGCAGGAGCATCATAAGGTGAAGCCCACTTGCGGTTTACAGCAAGCTCTGTTAATGCTGAATGCCCGCCTATTATTTGATTTAAACTAGAGGAGTATATAGCTTTTAATTCAGGGGTAGCGCTGGTCATAGTTGCGTTTAGATACGCATCTGCTGCACTTTTTGCTGAACTAATCATAGTTCCAACTATTACTTCGTCATTAATATCTGTCTTGTTTTTTACAATATTATCCGTTATTATTCCCATATTATTTTACACCGCCTATAGTTACTTGATTTTCATTGATAAATTGTTGTACTCCTTTTATTCTTCCTTCTGCTGCTAAAACACCAGTCTCAGCTTGTCTTTTTAAATCTTCATCACTAATTAGATTTTTCATAACTTTTGACACGGCTAACCCATCTTTTTCCATAGTTAGCAAGGTTGTTAAGGATAATAGTTCACCCTCTGAAAGTTTTCTCATATCAATACCTCCAAATTTATAATTTTTACGATTTATTATGTGCATTTAATAAACAATTAAACCTTGGAATAATTTGTAAATTTAAACATTGGAGCTTTGTATTACAATAACTTGTCTACATAAGAAAATCAAAATAAAAAAAGCATGCTAAAATAGTAAAATTTGCAAACTTTTTTATCTTCTATTCTGACATATCTATTGTTATAAATTTAATATATTTTAATTAAATTTATAACAATAAATACTAAAGAATTAGCTCACATGGAAATGGTTGCTAGTATGGTTAGGCAGCTAATGAAATGCTCAAGTCTTGAAGAAATCGAAAAAGAAGGCAAGGGCTACTTATGAATATCTAATTAATATGGCTGATGATCCAGATGTAATAGAGCCGTTAAAATTTCTAAGAGAAAGAGAAGTTGTTCATTATCAAAGATTCGGTGAAGTTCTAAGAATTGTACAGGATCATCTACAACAACCACATTTATTTATAATGCATTAATTATGATCCTATTTAATTAAGAAATTAATTATTTTAATATTAGAAGCGGAAAATGATTGTATAGTAACCTTATAGAGGCTTTACTTTATAGTTTACTTAAGGATAATGAAGAGCTAATTGGCCCCCTTTTAATTATAAATTCTTTTCGTAAGATTCAACCATTCTTTTAACCATTTGTCCGCCTACAGAGCCATTTTTTCTTGAAGTTAAATCTCGTTATATCCTTCTGAAAGATTAACGCCTACATCTTTAGCAGCTTCCATTTTAAATTTGTTTAACCCAGAATTAAAGTGATTACTACATCAGAAATAAGAATTACTTGTGCTATTAAAACTGGAGATAAATTAAAGGCTATAAAGGTTGTTGCAGAGGAATTTAATCTATAAATATAAAAAGTCCTTCTGAGCGCCTTGCAAAGTAAACTTTTAATGTTTTTTTGCTTCTTGTTGCAAGTCACTAATTCAGGGGAGATAAACATTTTATCTTATTATGTTGAATGATTTTTATTTATATTAATGGAAGGTCAAAATAATTCCATTAATATAAATTTTAAGAAGCTATAATGTTTATTTTGTGTGCAAATTAATAATATATTTTTCATATTTTTCACAAAGTAATGGAGTAATTACTCCAAGCTCCTTTCCGGAGTTATAAACGCTTTTACATACATAAATTAAATCCTCCATATTACAATGAAGTTCCATAATACGCCTTGTCAGTTCATTTGTTTTGAACATTCGCTGCATAATCATCCCAGCAAGCTTTGACGGAATTTTGTATTTAATTAATTCGTTATTATAATGATTAAGTGAAACACCTCTTGCCTTTACAATTTTGACTGCTTCACGAATTGTCAATACAGCTTCACTTAAACCAGATGCGCTGTTCATAATATTTCTTGCGGATTGGGCTATATCCGACACATTACCGTATTTTGAAGCAGTGGTGATAACACCAGAATTGATTGCCATATGTAACCAAATCCATTCTATCATATCAAATGGAACTTCCACTTTAATATCAGCGCTATCAAGCAATTGAATAAGGTTTGAGTAGTTGTCTATATTTGACTTCTGTTCACTTTCTATCATAATATGGTCAAATAGTACGCAATCTAAAAGGGTATCTTTAATACTGCCACCTGCAATTGGATAACCAAGAATATATTTTCGGGTACCCATAATTTTGTCGACGCTGACTCGTTCTTCCCATATACCATTAAAAAGAATAATTGTTCCGCTTATATTATTTTCATTAAGTGTTTTTACTGCACTCTCCAATTTACCTACAGATACGCTAATTAAAATAAAATCGTAATTACTGTTGGGCTGTGAAAGAGTAACATTATATGTGTCTTTCTTATTTTCGCCCTTATTGTTATATCTGCCATCGAGCATTTTTATGTCAAGAATTTTTGGTGCATTGTCTCTTTTAATTTCCCTTATAAAGTGTTCAACCTGATGACCTGATTTTTGAAAAGCATAGCCATAGGTTGTACCGATAACACCAAGTCCCAATATCATTATTTTCATAGAAGTGCCTCACATTCATAATTATTAATAATTAACATTATTTATTTTAAATTATATTAAATACTAACATAAATTTCAAATATTTAGCACAATTATATATATCTTACTTCGAATATTTTAAAGTAAGATATATATGACTAAACTAACGAATGTGACATTCTCGTTATGTTGTATGCTTTCATTTCAAATTTTCACAAACAAATTTTTCTACCAATTAATATTTCTACTACTTACTATATGATTCAATAGATGCCTTGCCTCATTTTTCGCTTAGTAATAATACTTCCTAAGAGCCAGAGTGCAACAATCCAAATAAGTAAATATATAAGTTGTCCTTTAAATTCTAACATTCCATTCCCGTTTTCTATCCCTTGAATCAGTGTCATATATGATTTTTGCGGGATGATACTGCAAATGGTATCAAGAACTTTATTGTTCCCCGTAAAGGAATAAAAACAGCCTGATAATATGCAAGTTATTACATATATAGCGCTGGCCACTAAAGAGATGTTTCTCTCTAGCACTGATGAAATAAATAAAGCAAGTGATGTTGAGAGGGCAGTAAGAATTCCAATTAACATTGCTAGCATTAAAAGGCCAAATCCAATCTTTATATTAAAACACACCTTTGTGATAACAATTACTAGATAGGTGGGTATATAAAGACATAAAAATGTAAAAATTCCCTGTGCAAAAATATATTGCTTTTCGCTTACGGGTGTCGTTAATATCCGCCTAAATGTTTTAAGGGTTCTATCTTCTGGATAAAGGATTGTCAAAGCAACCCCCTGCATTAAAACAATCATTAGAATAAACCCTAAAATGTTTGTTCCAACACCTCTTTTAGCTTGTCTACTTTGATCAATTTTGGGAATTTTACCGAAGTTAAAAAAGTTTTCTATGAGTTCCTTATCAGCTTTGCTTTTTATACCTGTTACCTCATAGGTTCCATCGTTTTTTTCTTCCACAACGGCAGCATATTTACCCAAAAGTAGATTCGAAGTAGCCGGTTTTTCATTCATTACATCAATTTTAATCCTATCATTTTTGGGAATGCTCTGTGCATGATTTGTTACTAAAGCAATGTGCTGCCTCATCTCCATTTTTCCAGAAAAAAATACAGCAACTCCAATCATAAGTGGTACAATGACCACTGCAATTATAACTATCTCTTTTTTTGCTAAAATCCTGTTTAAACTATTTTTAAATAGATTGAGCACATTCATTATACATATTCCTCCGGTTTAAAAGTGATTTGACATATTATTATACAGATGATACTACTAAACAACACAATGAGAAGAGTAGGGAGGTATATGCTGAAGTCATTATCATAAATGACCTTAAATGTACATTCTGTAACCCACTTGACTGGCGATAAATAAGATATTTTCTCCACGATAGTTCCAAGACTAGCTACAGAAAAAAACAAGCCACCCAAAAATATAAACAAAAACAAAAATATTTGCATTACAGAATTTGCTCCTTCTTCACTTTTGAAAATACAGCAGAACATGGTGCCGACAGAGCAGCCAAATAACGAAAATATATTGATTAACAACATAATATACAGAATGTTTTTTCCTCCAAAGTTAATGTGAAAAATATATTGTCCTACAAGCAATAAAACACTGTATGAAACCGTACCCAAAATATAAGTAGCAATCAATTTAGATAGATATATCTCAGTTTTTGAAACGGGAGCATATACTATGCGAGTATTACCTTCCTTTACCCTTTCTTCCATAAATGTATTGGAAGCTGTCATGGCAATGAATAACGCTGTAAAAATCATCATTGTGACTCCATAATAATCATAGGAACTTACATGCCCTGAACCATAGTTACCTTTTGTTACAAAACCCATAACCGCAATCATTATTATTGGAAATATAGTGTTAAACATTAGCAGAGTTGGGTTTCTAATAATATTCATAAAATCAAATTTGACTATTTTTATAAAGTTCATGTATTTCCTCCTAATCCCTTAGATTCTTTCCGGTAAGTTCTAGAAATACAGTTTCTAGAGATGCCTCTTTACTGCTCATACTTTCAATCTTACAGCCCTTTGCTATGATTATAGATATGATTTCATTGAGATTATCCTTTGACTTTTTGGCAGTTATTTTAATCACATTTTCAGTTATTTTAATTTTTGTTATGCCATCAATTCCAGAAAAATGATTATTGCTTAATTCATTTAAATTGTTTACATGAAAGGAATATGTGATTTTATCATTCACTTCCTGTTTTAATTCTTCTTTTGTACCTTCAGAAATAATCTTTCCTTCGTTCATAATAATGATTCTATCAGAAATCGCTTCCACTTCTTCCATGTAATGCGTGGAATAGATAACTGTTGCACCTTCATTTTTCAGGATTTTAATTGATTCCAATATATGATTTCTTGATTGGGGGTCGATACCAACTGTGGGTTCATCCATGATAATAAGTTTTGGCTTATGGGCAATGGCACAAGCAATATTTAATCTTCTTTTCATGCCGCCTGAAAAGGTTTTTGGCTTATCATCCTTTCTATCGTAAAGACCTACGAGTTCAAGGGCCTCCTTGACCTGTTTTTCCAGCAGATTTCCTTTGAGTTTATATAGACTTGCAAAAAAACGTACATTTTTCTCGGCAGTAATTTCTTCATAAATGGCCAGGTCCTGAGGAACTATTCCAATTCCCAGGTTGATGGCTTTTACATCTTTTTTTAAGTCATGCCCCAAAATAGTTATTTCGCCATTATCAGGCGATAATATGGTGGCCAGGATATTGATAATTGTACTCTTGCCCGCCCCATTAGGACCTAAGAGTCCAAGAATTTCACCTCTATTTACTACAAAATTTATTCCATCAACAGCTTTTTTCTTATTATAACTTTTTTCTAAATTTTTAACTGTAACAATATTATTCATTTTCATCGCTCCTCTCATTTCGAGAATGATTTCTTCGTCTTTCAAATTCCTTTAATGCCCTCGCTTGAGCTTCCTTTAATACTCTCGTTTGAGCGTCATTTACTTCTTCTTCCGCGTTTAAACTAGCATCTTCTTCAAAACCATCCTGCTCTTCACCGTCAAAACGATACAGTTTCTTTAATAGGCTCCACAATATTTCCATTTCTTCCGTGGTAAAGTCTTTAAAAACATCTGCGAAAAAGTTTATTCCTTTTTCACCGCATTCCATCATGATCTGTTTTCCGGATTCCGTAATTTTAACGTTCACTGCACGCTTATCCTTCTGGCTCGGCATCGTGATAATGTAACCTTTATTTTCGATAATAGTTATCATTTGTTTAACACTCTGTTTGGTGGTACCTAACTTTCTCGCAATATTGTTGATTGTTGTTTCATCTTCCGCCAAATGAATAATTGCAATCATTGCCATAAACTGTCTTGACGTTAAGCTCTCAAAGTATTTATCGCCTTGTACCTGAAGCTTATTGTTAAGAGAAAAAAGTGTAGCGTAAGTTTGCTGCATTAAAAATAGATCTCTGTAATTATCCATAAATATGCCCCTTTCCTTTAAGACATTATACTGTCTAAAATAATAATAGCAGAACATGTAAAACTTGTCAATATACTGTCTATTTTTAAAAAAGAATTATTATCATGACTACTAAAGTTTCTAAAATATCTTTAAATATGTTTATAGCAAAACGAATGTAATACAATTTTGGATATATAGTATGTTTGTACATTAAATAATAGTAACTTACAAAATTGTCATTGACTTTTTATGGAAGTTAATATACACTGCAAATGGACAACATGTTGTCTACTTGACCGGGTTTGTGTTTAATTCTAAGGAGGTAACAAATGGATCACTATTATATACAGCAAATTTTCTCAACGATTTTTTACCTATCAAATAAGATTCAAGTACAAGGTGATAAGGTGGATGTTAGAATAACAATGCGCCAATGGATGGTACTTATGACAATTCTACACTTGCCAGAAAATCAGGCTTCTTATAATCAGATAGCAAATAAGATGGGTTGTTCTAAGCAGAATGTAAAACATCTTATTGTAAATCTAGAGAAAAATAATTATGTTTTTTTAGAAAAAAGCGAAACAGACAAACGTGCAGTTAATATTAAAATAACCAAAAATTGCATCGAATTTATGAATGATTACTATAAAAAAGGAAATGGATTTATGAATATGGTATTTGAAGATTTTGATAAAGAGGAATTAAAAACATTATGGATGCTGTTAAAAAAAATGGCTACCTATGATGGCTGTAATTGGACAGGATATGAACAAAAAGTCACTATCAAAGAAAAGTAGAGGAGGAAACATGAATAATAATAATTGTGAAATAAACATTACACCAAAAATGTCAAGGGCAGATGAACCTGTGAGTATAAAAATAAGCGGTTTGTTAAAAAATGAAAAGGTGACAATTCGCGTTGTAAGCAATGATTACTATTGTATTAATACGTCTATTCGCAAAGTAGGAGATAACACATTATGGGATGCTTATGCGACTTTTATAGCAGATGAATATGGAAATATAGATTTAGTAAACACAACACCTATTGATGGTACCTATAAAACATGCAATGAAATGGGGTTGTTCTATTCTATGAAGGTAAAAGAAAATCATCGGGGCAAGTTAATGCAAAAATTAAGCGATATTAGTGAAAATAGAAAATATACCATTACATGCACGGTGGAGAGGAATGGGAAAGCCATTACATCAAAAGAGCATATAAGAATATTCTGCGATGAAACGATTAAAAGCGTAGATGTAGTAGAAAATAATCTATTGGCACGATATTTTACTTCAAAAAACAATATGAAGAGGCCAGTAGTAATTGTTGTAAGTGGAAGCGACGGAAGAATAGAAAAAGCACAGGCAATTGCTGAAATCTTAGCTATGAAGGGATATTCTGCATTAGCAGTTTGTTATTTTGGACTTGAAGGAACACCCAAAAATCTTAATTGTGTACCACTTGAATATATTGAAAATGCTATAACATGGCTAAAAAAACAAGATACTGTTAATAAAGACAAAATAGCAATGTATGGAAGGTCTAAGGGT from the Clostridium sp. CM027 genome contains:
- a CDS encoding manganese catalase family protein produces the protein MKKSKKKARATYEYLINMADDPDVIEPLKFLREREVVHYQRFGEVLRIVQDHLQQPHLFIMH
- a CDS encoding ABC transporter permease, which translates into the protein MNFIKIVKFDFMNIIRNPTLLMFNTIFPIIMIAVMGFVTKGNYGSGHVSSYDYYGVTMMIFTALFIAMTASNTFMEERVKEGNTRIVYAPVSKTEIYLSKLIATYILGTVSYSVLLLVGQYIFHINFGGKNILYIMLLINIFSLFGCSVGTMFCCIFKSEEGANSVMQIFLFLFIFLGGLFFSVASLGTIVEKISYLSPVKWVTECTFKVIYDNDFSIYLPTLLIVLFSSIICIIICQITFKPEEYV
- a CDS encoding ABC transporter ATP-binding protein; its protein translation is MNNIVTVKNLEKSYNKKKAVDGINFVVNRGEILGLLGPNGAGKSTIINILATILSPDNGEITILGHDLKKDVKAINLGIGIVPQDLAIYEEITAEKNVRFFASLYKLKGNLLEKQVKEALELVGLYDRKDDKPKTFSGGMKRRLNIACAIAHKPKLIIMDEPTVGIDPQSRNHILESIKILKNEGATVIYSTHYMEEVEAISDRIIIMNEGKIISEGTKEELKQEVNDKITYSFHVNNLNELSNNHFSGIDGITKIKITENVIKITAKKSKDNLNEIISIIIAKGCKIESMSSKEASLETVFLELTGKNLRD
- a CDS encoding sugar phosphate nucleotidyltransferase, with the translated sequence MKVVILCGGKGTRLGSSTETIPKTLALVSGKPIIWHIMNIYSSYGFNDFILPLGFGGDKIKEYFWNYEWKNSDFTKELGSNNISFFNKPANWKVTFVDTGTDTMTGGRIKKIEKFINEDTFMLTYGDGLSDININSLLKFHNEKGQAVTVTGVERKSQYGILTEKDGIATTFDEKSKLDGIINGGFFVMNKKVFNYIEDDDKCIFEQGPLRNLVESGELAVYSFKGYWTAIDTNKDLIYANETWK
- a CDS encoding acyl-CoA thioester hydrolase/BAAT C-terminal domain-containing protein; the protein is MNNNNCEINITPKMSRADEPVSIKISGLLKNEKVTIRVVSNDYYCINTSIRKVGDNTLWDAYATFIADEYGNIDLVNTTPIDGTYKTCNEMGLFYSMKVKENHRGKLMQKLSDISENRKYTITCTVERNGKAITSKEHIRIFCDETIKSVDVVENNLLARYFTSKNNMKRPVVIVVSGSDGRIEKAQAIAEILAMKGYSALAVCYFGLEGTPKNLNCVPLEYIENAITWLKKQDTVNKDKIAMYGRSKGGEMVLLAASLFKDITCVIANMPSCYAYEGIKMGGLPAHHSSWMYKGEEISCLKFSCSIILQLVIKMLQNKEGALSWMYKKLIDEGNTDEAIIAVNKINGPILMISSESDSIWPSKMHSEMAMKLLEKSNFKYEYKHITYEKSGHMLTVPFQSMPSLKGSRVDIDSWAKANIDAWNETINFLENWAINN
- a CDS encoding spore coat protein, which encodes MGIITDNIVKNKTDINDEVIVGTMISSAKSAADAYLNATMTSATPELKAIYSSSLNQIIGGHSALTELAVNRKWASPYDAPAQQLAMSFSKSETTVKASK
- a CDS encoding polysaccharide biosynthesis protein, with the protein product MKNKKILIVGGTGSFGNALAHKLLEMEVRQIRIFARNEAKMIEIKRTLSDKRVEIVLGDVRDKKRLLEASSDCDIIFHLAALKHVLICETAPNEAILTNVIGTNNIIDCANANKVAKVIYISTDKAVNANCTYGCTKLLGEKLMLAANQNSILTKFIVFRCGNLLASEGSVIPLFKKQISEKQTVTLTDKDMNRFFINIPKACELLIESAIRGAGGEIFIARMPSLWIYDIAKYLVYKYGLDESIIVVTGLRPGEKNNECLATQEETKHIYCVNDELYIIEAEDRHSWIINDFIKKDNNFLYHSQDAVISYEQTVEFLKAANI
- a CDS encoding undecaprenyldiphospho-muramoylpentapeptide beta-N-acetylglucosaminyltransferase, yielding MKIVLTGGGTAGHAMVNKILIPLLKNEGLEVVYIGSGHGIEKEMIENQGLATYHAISTGKLRRYFSLKNVTDIFRVLKGIYQSYKIIRKEQPTVVMSGGGFVSVPVIIASWVQHIPSVIRETDVTIGLANRICMKFAKKVFVTFPSTKFQVTSKKRGYCGMIIRPELLNVQNECIEDKAFKNCNPTLLVLGGSLGSAAINNKIWECLSELLEKYNIIHICGKGKLNNNLPADARYRQYEYVDDMSLIYAISDIVIIRCGSNAIAEGISIGKRMICVPLSRKSSRGEQELNAQYAVNHGCAVILKEEDITAKSIIETSEELLTTPLNNELILSKELLANNCNEQINAIKKVMWEKIDKKVKRAKSVDLSKISEKEWGFYMKFSDIYGK
- a CDS encoding MarR family winged helix-turn-helix transcriptional regulator, which produces MDHYYIQQIFSTIFYLSNKIQVQGDKVDVRITMRQWMVLMTILHLPENQASYNQIANKMGCSKQNVKHLIVNLEKNNYVFLEKSETDKRAVNIKITKNCIEFMNDYYKKGNGFMNMVFEDFDKEELKTLWMLLKKMATYDGCNWTGYEQKVTIKEK
- a CDS encoding MarR family winged helix-turn-helix transcriptional regulator; amino-acid sequence: MDNYRDLFLMQQTYATLFSLNNKLQVQGDKYFESLTSRQFMAMIAIIHLAEDETTINNIARKLGTTKQSVKQMITIIENKGYIITMPSQKDKRAVNVKITESGKQIMMECGEKGINFFADVFKDFTTEEMEILWSLLKKLYRFDGEEQDGFEEDASLNAEEEVNDAQTRVLKEAQARALKEFERRRNHSRNERSDENE
- a CDS encoding ABC transporter permease, which produces MNVLNLFKNSLNRILAKKEIVIIAVVIVPLMIGVAVFFSGKMEMRQHIALVTNHAQSIPKNDRIKIDVMNEKPATSNLLLGKYAAVVEEKNDGTYEVTGIKSKADKELIENFFNFGKIPKIDQSRQAKRGVGTNILGFILMIVLMQGVALTILYPEDRTLKTFRRILTTPVSEKQYIFAQGIFTFLCLYIPTYLVIVITKVCFNIKIGFGLLMLAMLIGILTALSTSLALFISSVLERNISLVASAIYVITCILSGCFYSFTGNNKVLDTICSIIPQKSYMTLIQGIENGNGMLEFKGQLIYLLIWIVALWLLGSIITKRKMRQGIY
- a CDS encoding ketopantoate reductase family protein; this encodes MKIMILGLGVIGTTYGYAFQKSGHQVEHFIREIKRDNAPKILDIKMLDGRYNNKGENKKDTYNVTLSQPNSNYDFILISVSVGKLESAVKTLNENNISGTIILFNGIWEERVSVDKIMGTRKYILGYPIAGGSIKDTLLDCVLFDHIMIESEQKSNIDNYSNLIQLLDSADIKVEVPFDMIEWIWLHMAINSGVITTASKYGNVSDIAQSARNIMNSASGLSEAVLTIREAVKIVKARGVSLNHYNNELIKYKIPSKLAGMIMQRMFKTNELTRRIMELHCNMEDLIYVCKSVYNSGKELGVITPLLCEKYEKYIINLHTK